A DNA window from Danio aesculapii chromosome 1, fDanAes4.1, whole genome shotgun sequence contains the following coding sequences:
- the LOC130230004 gene encoding uncharacterized protein LOC130230004, producing MPSGEKRESMEAKRVALLTEVKKKKKDEAEIKKMMQHTFSRRQEVLQEPAIAEFVDRWLALFDICEINFEFMRLTTVPLTSKFLGELDCHSGKLIEIFNAKGGAAGRKISAIMAQMNNNEDVNVRRDCVMSCLSIYLNEDLDTLVKEYVVNGGRAVTLRELNPLGPEEPEDEVVRVLAPTCPFSARNNNPRLNNKDACSGLSAYELKRLENIVQKEAFLSSLKIWQVVEDLRQSVKPKPNAKRLTASLEEKSLQSPRKSLRSKTENLTPSEGLTHNQDIESREAEEDMAGKTMGIYKVQSEDHGQGDGRFTDVRVVLEGVEVLHNLQSVTHACVMLYGLIYALNLNYPKSLKCTFEVYQKILMDLDSTKLSPKVQTLD from the exons ATGCCCAGTGGTGAAAAAAGAGAGAGTATGGAGGCAAAAAGAGTGGCTTTACTGACAGaagtaaaaaagaagaaaaaagatgaGGCTGAGATCAAGAAAATGATGCAGCATACTTTTTCAAGGAGGCAGGAGGTTCTTCAGGAGCCAGCAATTGCAGAGTTTGTAGACAGATGGCTGGCACTTTTTGACATCTGTGAG ATCAACTTTGAATTTATGCGACTGACAACTGTACCTCTGACCTCCAAATTCCTTGGAGAACTGGACTGTCACTCTGGCAAACTGATAGAGATTTTTAATGCCAAAGGTGGTGCTGCAGGAAGAAAGATCAGCGCCATAATGGCCCAGATGAATAAT AATGAAGATGTCAATGTGAGGCGAGATTGTGTGATGAGCTGTCTGAGCATCTATCTCAATGAAGACCTGGACACACTTGTTAAAGAATATGTG gTAAATGGTGGTAGAGCTGTCACTCTGAGGGAATTAAATCCGCTTGGTCCAGAGGAACCTGAAGATGAAGTTGTCCGGGTTCTGGCACCCACATGCCCCTTCTCCGCCAGAAACAACAATCCTCGCCTAAACAACAAG GATGCATGTTCTGGACTGTCTGCTTACGAACTCAAGCGCCTTGAGAACATCGTGCAAAAGGAAGCCTTTTTGTCGTCTCTGAAGATATGGCAA GTAGTGGAGGATCTGAGGCAGTCAGTGAAGCCAAAGCCCAATGCCAAAAG GTTAACGGCTTCATTGGAAGAAAAATCTCTGCAGTCTCCCCGGAAATCCCTCCGTTCTAAAACAGAAAACCTCACCCCAAGTGAAGGGTTGACCCATAATCAA GACATTGAATCCAGAGAGGCAGAGGAAGACATGGCAGGAAAGACCATGGGCATCTACAAAGTACAATCAGAGGATCATGGTCAAGGTGATGGACGCTTCACTGATGTCCGTGTTGTGCTGGAAGGTGTGGAGGTTCTCCACAACCTGCAGAGTGTCACTCATGCATGCGTTATGTTATATGGCCTGATCTACGCGCTCAATTTGAACTACCCTAAAAGCCTGAAGTGTACATTTGAGGTGTACCAAAAAATCCTGATGGACCTGGACTCAACCAAGCTTTCCCCGAAAGTACAGACACTGGACTGA